Proteins encoded in a region of the Streptococcus sanguinis genome:
- a CDS encoding S1C family serine protease, which translates to MKNSSNAIKRALFLFAVLIVGFIGGSLGNYVTTLLTSRVKMNGNSTTSVTTSYKNSTDISEAVKKVQNAVVSVITYAESSSSVINDESSNDESQISSEGSGVIYKKDGKSAYLVTNTHVLNGSTNVDILLADGNKVPGEVVGSDVYSDISVVKISSEKVTDVAEFGDSGSLTVGETAIAIGSPLGTEYANSVTQGIISSLGRNVTLQSENGENISTTALQTDAAINPGNSGGPLINIQGQVIGITSSKISTNGQTSVEGMGFAIPSNDVVNIINQLEKNGTVTRPALGIQMMDLSNLTTSDFSKLNLPASVKSGILVRSVQQGMPADGKLQKNDIITKVDNTDVESTSDLQSALYKHSIGDEVEITYYRDGKSQTVKIKLTKSTKELSSN; encoded by the coding sequence ATGAAAAATTCTTCAAATGCCATCAAAAGGGCTTTATTTCTTTTTGCAGTATTAATTGTAGGTTTTATCGGCGGAAGTTTAGGAAATTATGTTACTACATTATTAACTTCACGTGTAAAAATGAATGGAAATTCGACAACTAGTGTAACTACTTCATATAAAAACTCTACAGACATTTCAGAAGCTGTGAAAAAGGTTCAAAATGCGGTTGTTTCAGTAATTACTTATGCTGAATCTTCTAGCAGCGTTATCAATGATGAATCTTCCAACGATGAATCACAAATCTCCAGTGAAGGTTCTGGCGTAATTTATAAAAAAGATGGAAAATCAGCCTATCTGGTAACCAATACCCACGTTCTGAACGGATCAACCAATGTAGATATCTTGCTAGCTGATGGAAACAAGGTTCCAGGTGAAGTAGTCGGATCAGATGTTTATTCAGATATCTCTGTCGTTAAAATTAGCTCTGAAAAAGTAACTGATGTCGCTGAATTTGGAGATTCTGGTTCTCTGACAGTTGGTGAAACAGCAATCGCCATCGGAAGCCCTCTTGGAACAGAATACGCTAACTCTGTAACACAAGGAATTATTTCTAGTTTAGGCAGAAACGTTACGTTACAATCTGAAAATGGTGAAAATATTTCAACAACTGCACTGCAAACAGATGCTGCCATTAACCCCGGTAACTCTGGCGGTCCGCTGATTAATATTCAAGGGCAAGTAATTGGCATTACTTCAAGTAAAATTTCGACAAATGGCCAAACTTCTGTTGAAGGGATGGGATTTGCGATTCCATCTAATGATGTCGTAAATATTATCAATCAATTAGAGAAAAATGGAACAGTCACACGTCCTGCTTTAGGAATTCAAATGATGGATTTATCTAATCTGACAACTTCTGATTTTTCTAAATTAAATCTTCCTGCTTCAGTGAAATCAGGTATTCTTGTTCGCTCTGTTCAGCAAGGAATGCCTGCTGATGGCAAGCTTCAAAAAAATGATATCATTACAAAAGTAGATAATACAGATGTGGAATCCACTAGTGACCTTCAGTCTGCTCTCTACAAGCATAGTATTGGAGATGAAGTAGAGATTACTTATTATCGAGATGGTAAATCTCAAACAGTCAAAATCAAACTCACTAAATCAACAAAAGAGTTAAGCTCAAATTAA